A genomic window from Shewanella vesiculosa includes:
- a CDS encoding RodZ domain-containing protein encodes MTKEFEQVEQDEENASLLTNVVTAGAILKAAREAKGISIETVATQLHLRPKIINDLENDIFDNIASTTYVRGYIKNYARAVSADMNKIQLCLSQQLPEIVAPEMQSFSRKTTHQARNSRLNFVTYLIIAVLIAMLVLWWVQKSSLITSVDLSQPTVEEIAAGSNMAQPQQFIRSETEQYSGNEPSNETSATEAPSQAAIDAEDKLIQTAQDAAITSPSSVESDNAQAASTSSSLVSGASVLTIELSGDCWVNVTDATGKVMVDGVKNSAQRIEVQGTKPFKVILGAPQVASISLDGNKISLAEFANGRVARLTLPKAS; translated from the coding sequence TTAACAAATGTTGTTACTGCTGGGGCCATTTTAAAAGCGGCCCGCGAAGCAAAAGGGATCTCAATTGAGACCGTCGCAACTCAACTGCATTTACGCCCCAAGATCATTAATGATCTTGAAAATGACATCTTTGATAATATTGCCTCTACCACTTATGTGCGCGGCTATATTAAAAATTATGCTCGTGCAGTAAGTGCTGATATGAACAAAATTCAGCTATGTTTAAGCCAGCAATTACCTGAAATTGTTGCCCCTGAAATGCAAAGTTTTTCACGTAAGACGACGCATCAAGCTCGTAATAGCCGTCTAAATTTTGTGACTTACCTTATCATTGCCGTATTGATCGCCATGTTAGTATTGTGGTGGGTTCAAAAGTCATCGTTAATAACCAGTGTTGATTTATCTCAACCAACCGTTGAAGAAATTGCTGCTGGAAGTAACATGGCCCAACCGCAACAATTCATTAGAAGCGAAACTGAACAGTATAGTGGTAATGAGCCAAGTAACGAAACCAGTGCGACAGAGGCTCCTAGCCAAGCTGCAATAGATGCTGAAGATAAGCTTATTCAAACGGCGCAAGATGCAGCCATTACTTCACCTAGTAGTGTTGAAAGTGATAATGCACAAGCCGCATCAACAAGCTCAAGTTTAGTGAGTGGTGCAAGTGTATTAACCATTGAACTTTCAGGTGATTGTTGGGTTAATGTGACTGATGCCACAGGTAAAGTCATGGTTGATGGCGTGAAAAATTCAGCTCAGCGAATTGAAGTTCAAGGTACAAAACCGTTTAAAGTGATCCTAGGTGCACCTCAAGTCGCCAGTATCAGCCTCGATGGCAATAAAATCAGTTTAGCTGAATTTGCCAATGGTCGAGTAGCAAGATTAACCCTGCCTAAAGCGTCATAA